The genomic DNA TCACGCTGTACTGACCCACGCCAGAAACCTCAACGATAACCGGGGGATCGTCATTGGTGCTGACCGTTTGCGAATCCGTCGCATCAGGCAGATCCACTTCCACGCTCTGCGTGATGATTGGCGCAGTCGCCATGAAGATCAGCAGCAGCACCAACAACACATCCAGCAGCGGAACAATATTAATTTCGGACTTCAGTTCGCGACGTCCGCGTCCACGTGCTCTGGCCATGGCTTACCCCTTGTTGCTCTCGCTGCTGGTAAACGCCTGACGATGCAGAATCGCGGTGAACTCTTCCATAAAGTTGTCGTAGTTCAATTCCAGTTTGTTGACGCGCTGATTCAGGCGGTTATACGCCATGACCGCAGGAATGGCGGCAAACAGACCGATTGCGGTAGCAATCAGCGCTTCTGCGATACCCGGCGCAACCATTTGCAGCGTGGCCTGTTTCACCGCGCCGAGCGCGATAAAGGCGTGCATGATCCCCCACACGGTACCAAACAGACCGATGTACGGGCTGATGGAGCCGACAGTGCCGAGGAACGGGATATGGGATTCCAGCGTTTCCAGTTCACGGTTCATGGAGATACGCATCGCACGCGACGCCCCTTCCACGATAGCCTCTGGCGCATGGCTGTTAGCACGATGCAGCCGGGCAAACTCTTTGAAACCGCTGTAGAAAATTTGTTCGGAGCCGGTCAGGTTATCGCGACGCCCCTGACTTTCCTGATACAGGCGAGAAAGCTCAATACCAGACCAGAATTTGTCTTCAAACGCTTCGGCCTCACGCCCTGCCGCATTCAGAATGCGGGTACGCTGAATAATAATAGCCCACGAGGCGATTGAAAAACCAATCAAAATCAACATGATAAGTTTAACCAGAAGGCTAGCCTTCAGGAACAAATCAAGGATGTTCATGTCAGTCACTGCTTAAACTCCGCGACAATAGACTTGGGAAGCGCACGAGGCTTCATTAAGAGAGGATCAACACAGACAATCAAAACTTCTGCCTGGTTAAGCAGTTGATTCTCCGCGTTGACGATCCGCTGCGTGAAAACCAGTGAGGTTCCGCGCATCGATGTTATTTCCGTTTGGACTTCGAGCATGTCGTCGAGTCGGGCGGGCGCAAAATACTCCAGCGTCATTTTGCGTACCACGAAAGCTACGCGCTCGGCCAACAGCACCTGCTGGCTAAAGTGATGGTGGCGCAGCATCTCGGTGCGTGCTCGCTCATAAAAAGCGACGTAGCTGGCATGGTAAACCATACCACCGGCATCGGTGTCTTCGTAATAGACACGTACCGGCCATCGAAATAGCGTTGTATTCACTTTACATCCCGGTAATGCAAAAAAGTTTAGAACATTTAAACTTCGCTACTATACGCGCGGCAAACGTGCTTTGGAATGGGTGTAAGTAAACGGAGAGTAAATTTTTATGGGCCTGCGTCAGCCCATAAAAGATTGCGGAGGATTCTTAATCAGGCGAAGAAGAAAATCAGCCCGGCGAGCAAGAGCAGATCGGCGATCAGCGGGCAGAAAATGCCCTGCCAGTGAAGGGCTTTCGGACGGAAACCGACGCCGTGGATAACCCCTGCACACACCGCCCACATCAGCAGTAAACCCTGCCAGATGGAAAGCGCGCTGGTTTTCGCTGCAAAGCGTGTCGGGTCCCAGAACATGCAGCCCGCCAGCACCAGCGCCATCAGTAAGGAAAGGGCCCTTAACGGGCCCTTGTCCATTACCGCATATAACATTGCGATAACACTTTTCATTAATGATCTTCTTGTCCGGATTCAACATGCTCCAGAGCCAACGCGGTGACCACCCCAAAGGCACAAGCCAGAAGCGTCCCCAGAATCCATGCAAAGTACCACATAATTTGCTCCTTACTTAGTACAGAGAGTGGGTGTTGCTTTCGATATGTTCTTTGGTGATGCGACCAAACATCTTCCAGTAACACCAGATGGTGTAAGCCAGAACAATCGGAACGAAGATGATCGCAACGTAGGTCATCAGGTTCAGCGTGATATGGCTGGAGGTTGCATCCCACATGGTCAGACTGGCGTTCATCATCGTGCTGGACGGCATCACGAACGGGAACATCGCCACACCGGCAGTCAGAATAATGCAGGCCAGCGTCAGCGACGAGAACAGGAACGCCCAGGCGCTTCTGTCCATCCGCGCAGTCAGAATGGTCAGCAGCGGCAATACCACACCCAGAGCCGGAATCAGCCACAGGACAGGCGCGCTGTTAAAGTTCACCATCCACGCACCCGCTTCACGCGCCACTTCTTTCGTCAGCGGGTTAGAGGCTGCGGAATGGTCGATGACGGATTTAACCACATAGCCGTCAATACCGTAAACCACCCAGACACCTGCCAGCGCGAAGCAGACTAACGTGACCAGCGCAGTGACCTGTGCGGTCGCTTTAGTACGCAGATGCAATTCGCCAACGGTGCGCATTTGCAGATAGGTCGCGCCCTGCGTCAGGATCATTGCAACGCTGACAATCCCTGCCAGCAGGCCAAACGGGTTCAGCAACTGGAAGAAATTACCGGTGTAATAAAGGCGCAGATACTCGTCCACGTTGAACGGTACACCCTGCAACAGGTTGCCGAACGCCACGCCAATCACCAGCGGCGGCACGAAGCTGCCGAGGAAGATGCCCCAGTCCCACATGTTACGCCAGCGGTTGTCTTCAATCTTCGAGCGGTAGTCGAAACCGACCGGACGGAAGAACAAGGACGCCAGGACCAGGATCATCGCCACATAGAAGCCAGAAAACGCTGCGGCATAGACCATCGGCCAGGCCGCAAACAACGCGCCACCGGCGGTGATCAGCCACACCTGGTTACCGTCCCAGTGCGGAGCGATTGAGTTGATCATGATTCGACGCTCGGTGTCATTACGACCGAGGATACGGGTGAGCATGCCCACCCCCATGTCGAAACCGTCCGTGACGGCAAAGCCAATCAGCAGTACACCGACCAGCAGCCACCAGATAAAACGTAATACTTCATAATCGATCATTTGATGACTCCTGTCTTAGCGTGCCGGCTGAGTCGTCGAAAGCGACTGCTCATAGTGATAGCGACCGGTTTTCAGGCTGCTTGGGCCAAGGCGCGCGAACTTAAACATCAGATAAAGTTCAGCCACCAGGAACAGGGTATACAAGCCGCAGATCAGGATCATCGAGAAGAGAATATCGCCTGCGGTCAGCGACGAGTTCGCCACTGCCGTCGGCAACACTTCACCGATAGCCCACGGTTGACGGCCATACTCGGCGACGAACCAGCCCGCTTCTACGGCAATCCACGGCAGCGGAATACCATAGAATGCGGCGCGAAGGACCCATTTCTTATCACCAATGCGGTTACGAATAACGGCCCAGAAGGACGCGGCAATGATGATCAGCAACAGGAAGCCACACGCCACCATGATACGGAAGGCGAAGTACAGCGGCGCCACGCGAGGAATGGAATCTTTCGTCGCCTGCTTGATTTGCGCATCCGTCGCATCCGCTACGTTCTCTGTATAGCGCTTGAGCAACAGGCCATAGCCCAAATCTTTTTTCACGCTGTTGAACTGATCGCGGACCGCCTGATCGGTGGAACCCGCGCGCAGCTCTTCCAGCAGTTTGTAAGCGGTCATCCCGTTACGGATACGGTTTTCATGCTGCACCATCAGGTCTTTCAGACCGACAACGGGTGTATCCACGGAACGGGTCGCGATGATCCCCAATGCATAAGGAATTTGAATCGCGAAACGGTTTTGCTGTGCGTCCTGATCGGGAATACCGAACAGTGTAAAGGCTGCTGGTGCAGGCTGTGTTTCCCATTCAGCTTCAATAGCGGCGAGTTTGGTTTTTTGTACGTCGCCCATTTCGTAGCCGGATTCATCACCCAGCACAATAACGGACAGGACCGCCGCCATACCGAAGCTGGCTGCAATGGCAAAGGAACGCTTGGCGAAGGCGAAGTCACGACCTTTCAGCATATACCAGGCGCTGATACCGAGGATGAACATCGCCCCGGTGACATAACCTGATGCCACGGTGTGAACAAACTTCACCTGAGCAACCGGGTTCAGCACCAGCTCAGAGAAGCTCACCATTTCCATACGCATGGTTTCGAAGTTGAAATCCGAGGCGATCGGGTTTTGCATCCAACCGTTCGCGACAAGGATCCACAACGCGGAGAGGTTAGAACCCAGCGCAACCAGCCAGGTTACCGCCATATGCTGGACTTTGCCCAGACGGTCCCAACCAAAGAAGAACAGACCTACAAAGGTGGATTCGAGGAAGAACGCCATCAGACCTTCAATGGCCAGCGGCGCACCGAAGATATCGCCCACGTAGTGAGAATAATAAGACCAGTTCGTTCCGAACTGGAACTCCATGGTCAAACCGGTGGCAACACCCAGAGCGAAGTTGATCCCAAACAACTTGCCCCAGAACTTAGTCATATCTTTATAAATCTGTTTGCCGGAAAGGACATACACGGTTTCCATGATGGCCAGCAGGAACGCCATACCGAGCGTCAGTGGCACAAACAGGAAGTGGTACATCGCGGTCAAGGCAAACTGTAAGCGCGACAGTTCGACTATATCTAACATCTTGACTCCTTGCTCATCGCATGAAGACTCCGAGAATGAACCCGTCTGAGCGGTTCACACACATGCCCCAATACAATTAATTTGTATCCAACGTCGTTGCTGAGTTCCTGCAAGAGGAAACGACAATCATTAAAGGTTACAAACACGTTAATAAAAAAACCAATTTGATCCGTAATTATATTACGCCGCAAAACCCTCACAATAAACAGGTTTTTACAGTAAAAAATTTACGTTTTTCGACATTGATCAATTTATAGCTTGAACACCATATTTCCACCAGATTGATCTGCGACAATTTACCCATTTTCAGGAAATTTTCCAATCTTTAAACATTGATTTATATCAATTCGCATGGATTTTGTTAATGGTGTTTAGCATCAGTAAATCACGTATGTTTATTGTTAAGAGTATGTAGCGGATAAGAGATTCGTCGTTACGGAGAGGCAAAGAATATATTTCAGAAAAGATTATTGTTTAATGTCGTGCCCCCTTGCTCTGCCCTGTTCAGAAAATAATTAATGTTAACGGATTCACATTATTTTTATCTTTATGAGTGTCCTGATTAACACCACGGCCTAATTATCACAAAAAAAAGAGCCACGCATGGCGTGGCTGTGGTGAGCACGGGTGTGATTTCATACAAAATCCATCATGATGGTGGCGGTGCCGTGGTAAGCGCCGGGGGTCACCGCGCCACCGGACGGTAGCAGGTAAACATCGAGTGTGATGTTTTTGCTCATCGCATTGACGGTAGTGGTGTTGCCGAAAGTCCAGGTCAAGGAATTGCTCGAATTGAAGTAGAGATCCTTACCGGCGTTATCATTGGAACCATCCTTGTTTCTGTACTGCGGGTTAACACGTATCGCGACACCCACATGCTGTGAACCGGAAGTCTCGTTGTTGCCCAGCACCAGTCCGTTTTCCAGCACTGGCGTGTTGTTAGTTGCCGTGACCGTCGTTTTTACCTTATTGACTCCGTAACAATTATCCATGTTCAGCGTCAGTTGTTTTACCTGACGGGCGCTATTACGATCGCCAGTGCTACCAGTCACCTCTCCCGAAGCGACAGAGCCAAAATCAACCACACCGTTATCTGACAATGAGTACGCACAGGAAGCGGTAATGGCAACATTCATTGGCTCCGGGTAAAAATTATATATTATTGACTGAGTCGCCGCAGAAGAGCCCGTTTCACTCGCATCGCTGACATTTATTGTAAATTGTGATGGCGTCGTTGACACGACGGTACCTGTCGGAATGCCACGAAACTGATTATTCACTACGGGGATCATAACGCCGCCCTGAATGTAAACGTCTTTCCAGTCGTCCTTATGAACCACGCTGATCGGAGGATACGAATTATTTGTTCTTTCCGTCAGCATAAAAAAAAGCCCCTGAACTGAGCTGCGCACTAATAATCCACCTTTATCGTCATCAATTCCCTTACTCCCGAGATTATAAAGGTTAACGACGGAATTCTCATTGATGGCAATTAGCGAGTTGCCCTTCTCGGGCAGATAACGCACCGTGATTTGAGACTGGGGTTGCCCTAAATTACTGCACGTTTTCATAAATGACTTTGTGTCTGAAACACCCGAAAAGTTATTCCCATAGTCTGGGTTATCCAGCATCAGGTACTGACCGTCACCAAGCGCGCGCAACAACGATGAGTTTAGCGTAAATGAGTTTCTTATTGACGTATTTGCAGTATCCGCCGATTGGATATCCCGCACACAGTTTTGCGGCTCTGAATCATAGCTCACCATATAAGCCCAGCTTTGCCCGCTCCAGAACGATGCAAGCAGGAAAATCAACCAATATTTCCCTTTCATATAACTCCTCATAAAATTATCACTCAGAATTAATATTGTATTTGTATAGTCGGGACTAATGTTAATTCCCGGAAGAATAATACTCTGCTGCGCGGCGTGATAACTTATGATTTCTGAATTTACAATTAAGTTGTACTAATAGGCGATGGTTTGCCTGAATTTATGCTGTCCACGGGTATGAGTATCGAGATATAAAAAAGGCCGCTTCTCAGCGGCCAACCATGTCGAAATCGGACATTAAAGCTCCCCTGCGCCGGGGAGCAGAGAGGATTAATTACTTAATGATGGTCTGCAGCGCTTCGCCGATGTCGGCCAGGCTGCGAACGGTTTTCACACCCGCTGCTTCAAGAGCCGCGAATTTCTCGTCTGCCGTGCCTTTACCACCGGCGATGATGGCGCCAGCGTGACCCATACGCTTGCCTTTCGGCGCGGTAACACCTGCGATGTAACCCACGACCGGTTTGGTCACGTGATCTTTAATGTACGCCGCCGCTTCTTCTTCTGCGCTGCCGCCGATTTCACCGATCATCACGATCGCTTCCGTCTGCGGGTCTTCCTGGAACATCTTCAGGATGTCGATGAAGTTAGAGCCCGGGATCGGGTCACCGCCGATGCCCACACAGGTGGACTGGCCGAAACCGTAATCGGTGGTCTGCTTAACCGCTTCATAGGTCAGCGTACCGGAACGGGAAACGATGCCCACTTTGCCTGGCTGGTGAATGTGACCCGGCATGATGCCGATTTTGCACTGACCCGGCGTGATAACACCCGGGCAGTTCGGGCCAATCATGCGCACGCCCGCTTCATCCAGCTTCACTTTCACGGTCAGCATATCCAGTGTCGGGATGCCTTCGGTAATGGTGATAATCAGTTTGATGCCAGCGTCGATAGCTTCCAGAATGGAGTCTTTGCAGAACGGTGCCGGTACGTAGATAACCGTCGCGGTCGCGCCAGTTGCTTCTACCGCTTCACGCACGGTATTAAACACCGGCAGGCCCAGATGCGTGGTGCCGCCTTTGCCTGGCGTTACGCCGCCAACCATTTGCGTACCGTAGGCAATCGCCTGTTCAGAGTGGAACGTCCCCTGGCTGCCGGTGAAGCCCTGGCAGATAACCTTGGTGTTTTTATCGATTAAAATGGACATTATTTCCCCTCCACTGCGGCAACTACCTGCTGAGCGGCATCGGTCAGACTTTTCGCTGCAATAATATTCAGGCCGCTGTCAGCCAGTTTCTTCGCGCCCAGTTCGGCGTTGTTACCTTCCAGACGCACAACCACCGGAACGTTAACACCAACTTCTTCTACCGCACCCATGATGCCGTCTGCGATCAGGTCGCAACGCACGATGCCGCCGAAGATGTTAACCAGTACCGCTTTAACATTGTCATCGGAGAGGATGATTTTGAATGCTTCGGTTACGCGCTCTTTGGTCGCGCCGCCGCCCACGTCGAGGAAGTTTGCTGGTTCGCCGCCGTGCAGTTTAACGATGTCCATGGTGCCCATTGCCAGGCCCGCGCCGTTAACCATGCAGCCGATGTTGCCATCAAGCGCCACGTAGTTCAGTTCCCACTGTGCCGCCTGCGCTTCACGCGGATCTTCCTGAGACTGGTCGCGCATTTCACGCAGTTCAGACTGGCGGAACAGTGCGTTGCCGTCAGCGCCCAGTTTGCCGTCGAGGCAGATCAAATCGCCCTGCTTCGTGATCACCAGCGGGTTGATTTCGATCAGCGCCAGGTCGCGCTCGAGGAAAATAGTCGCCAGGCCCATGAAAATTTTGGTGAACTGCTGAACCTGTTTGCCTTCCAGACCCAGTTTGAACGCCAGCTCGCGTCCCTGATACGGCATCGGGCCGGCCAGCGGATCGAGCGCCACTTTGTGGATCAGGTGCGGGGTTTCTTCCGCCACTTTTTCGATTTCCACGCCGCCTTCGGTAGAAGCCATGAAGACCACACGGCGAGAGCTACGGTCAACTACCGCGCCCAGATACAGTTCTTTATCGATATCGGTCGCTGCTTCAACCAGGATCTGGTTGACCGGCTGGCCGTTAGCGTCTGTTTGATAAGTCACCAGGCGTTTGCCCAGCCAGTGCTCAGCAAACGCGCGAATTTCTTCTTTGCTCTTAACGACTTTCACACCGCCCGCTTTACCGCGGCCACCAGCGTGAACCTGACATTTCACAACCCACGGACCCGCACCAATTTTAGAGGCGGCTTCTTCAGCTTCACGCGGCGTGGTACAGGCATAGCCCACTGGCGCAGGTAAACCATAGCGGGCAAACAGTTGTTTTGCCTGATATTCATGTAAGTTCATGCGTTCTATCCATTCTTAGTAATGGTTATCATTAAGCCTGTAGTCCGGTCGCTGTTGCGCCGGGTGACGCTCCGCTTACCCGGCCTACAGGGCAGGTGATGCTTTTGACTATGACGACTACACGTCCAGCAGCAGACGAGTCGGATCTTCCAGCAGCTCTTTAATCGCGACCAGGAAGCCTACAGACTCGCGACCGTCGATCAGACGATGATCGTAGGACAGCGCCAGATACATCATTGGCTGAATCACGACCTGACCATTCACCGCCATCGGGCGATCTTTAATGGCGTGCATACCCAGAATCGCGCTCTGCGGTGGGTTGATGATCGGCGTGGACATCAGCGAGCCAAAAACGCCGCCGTTGGTGATGGTGAAGTTACCGCCCGTCAGATCGTCAACGGTCAGTTTGCCGTCACGGCCTTTCACCGCCAGCTCTTTGATGTTTTTCTCGATGTCAGCCATACCCAGCAGATCAACGTCACGCAGAACCGGGGTCACCAGGCCGCGCGGCGTGGAAACCGCCATGCTGACGTCGAAATAGTTGTGATAAACCACATCATCGCCATCAATAGACGCATTCACTTCCGGGAAGCGTTTCAGGGCTTCAACCACCGCTTTCACGTAGAAGGACATAAAGCCCAGACGGATGCCGTGACGTTTTTCGAACGCTTCGCCGTACTGCTTACGCAGATCCATAATCGGCTTCATGTTGACTTCGTTGAAAGTCGTCAGCATGGCGGTGGAGTTTTTCGCTTCCAGCAGACGCTCAGCCACGCGCTTACGCAGACGGGTCATCGGGACGCGTTTTTCGCTGCGGGAACCCAGCGCAGGCTGCGCCGCAGGTGCCGCGGCAGCAGGCGCTGCTTTGCTTTCGGCTTTCGCCGGCGTTTTCGCCAGATGTTTTTCCACATCTTCACGGGTGATACGACCGCCCACACCAGTGCCTTTAATGGCGCTGGCGTCGAGGCTGTGCTCAGCCAGCAGGCGACGGATCGCCGGGCTCAGCGCATCGTTGTTTTGCTCTTCCAGAGACGCCTGCTGGCGCTGCGCCGGAGTAGACTCTTTCGCATCGGATTTGGCACCAGACTCTTTACCAGAGCTGTTGCCTTCACGCAGGCGACCGAGGATTTGACGAGAGGTAACGGTGGTGCCTTCGTCTTCCAGCACTGCATCCAGAATGCCGTCCGTCGACGCCGGTACTTCCAGTACCACTTTGTCAGTTTCGATTTCTACCAGCACTTCATCACGGGTTACCGCATCACCTGGTTTTTTATGCCAGGTCGCAACGGTCGCGTCTGCAACGGATTCAGGCAGGTCGGGAACAAGAATATCTACGCTACTCATTATTTATCCTTTAATTAATCGACGTTCAGCGCGTCATTAACCAGATCTTGCTGTTGTTTCTGGTGAACGGACATATACCCTACCGCCGGAGAGGCGGAGGCCGGGCGACCTGCATAACGCAGAGCGGACCCAAACGGAATCACTTCACGGAAATGATGCTGGCTGCAGTACCAGGCGCCCTGGTTGAGCGGCTCTTCCTGGCACCAGACAAAATCATGTACGTGAGCATATGGTTTCAGCGCGTCCTGCATCGCCTGATGCGGGAACGGATAGAGCTGTTCGATACGCACAATAGCGACATCTTTCTGATCATTTTTGCGGCGCTGTTCCAGCAGGTCGTAATAAACCTTACCAGAGCACATCACCACACGCTTAACGGCTTTCGGATCCAGCTCGTCAATTTCACCAATCGCCGGCTGGAAAGTACCGTTTGCCAGTTCATCCAGCGACGACACGGCCAGCGGGTGACGCAGCAGCGATTTCGGCGACATCACCACCAGCGGACGACGCATACCGCGCAGCGCCTGACGACGCAGCATGTGGTAAACCTGCGCCGGGGTCGACGGGACGCACACCTGCATGTTCTGCTCTGCGCAGAGCTGCAAATAACGTTCCAGACGCGCCGATGAGTGTTCCGGACCCTGCCCTTCATAGCCGTGCGGCAGCAGCATCACCAGACCACACATGCGGCCCCATTTCTGTTCGCCGGAGCTGATGAACTGGTCGATAACCACCTGCGCGCCGTTGGCGAAGTCACCAAACTGCGCTTCCCAGATGGTCAGGGTGCGCGGTTCCGCGGTCGCATAACCGTATTCAAACGCCAGCACCGCCTCTTCAGAAAGCACGGAGTCCCAGACTTTGAACTCGCCCTGCCCGTTATGCACATGCTGCAGCGGGGTGTAGGTTGAGCCGTTGGCCTGGTTGTGGATCACCGCATGGCGGTGGAAGAAGGTGCCGCGACCGGTGTCTTCCCCGGACAAACGCACAGAAACGCCTTCGTCAACCAGTGTAGCGTACGCCAGGTTTTCCGCGCCGCCCCAGTCGAACAGTTTCTCACCGGCGGCCATCGCCTGACGGTCACTGTAGATTTTCGCCACGCGGGACTGCATTTCAATCGCGTCCGGTACGGTGCTGATGCGCTTAGCCAGTTCCTGCACGCGCTTCATTTCCACCTTGTTCGGGTAGCTCTCATCCCACTCGTGGTTGAGGTACGGCGACCAGGTGAAAGAGTGCATGTTCATCGGGCGCCACTCTTCAACCACACATTCACCCGCATCCAGCGCGTCGCGGTACAGATTGACCAACTCGGTCGCATCTTCCAGCGTCGTCACCTTGTCCTGTTCCAGCTTGTCGGCGTAAATCTTACGCGGCGTCGGGTGTTTTTTGATTTTCTGGTACATCAGCGGCTGGGTTGCGCTCGGCTCGTCAGCTTCGTTATGGCCGTGACGGCGGTAGCACACCAGATCGATGAACACATCGCGTTTAAAGGTGTTACGGAAGTCCAGCGCCACACGGGTCACGAACGCCACCGCTTCCGGGTCATCCGCGTTCACATGGAAAATCGGCGCCTGAACCATTTTACCGATGTCGGTGCAGTACGGCGTGGAACGCGCATCCAGCGGGTTAGAGGTGGTGAAGCCCACCTGGTTGTTAATGACGATACGCACGGTACCGCCCACTTCATAACCGCGCGCTTTCGACATGTTCAGGGTTTCCTGAACCACGCCCTGACCGGTCACTGCCGCGTCACCGTGAATGGTGATAGGCAGCACCATGTTGCTGCTCGGATTGTCGAGGCGGTCAAGACGCGCACGGACAGAACCGATAACCACCGGGCTGACGATTTCAAGGTGCGACGGGTTAAACGCCAGCGCCAGGTGAACCAGGCCGCCTTTGGTTTCGAAATCGGAAGAGAAGCCCATGTGGTACTTCACGTCGCCGGTGCCGAGGTGTTCTTTATGTTTACCCGCGAATTCGTCGAACAGATCCTGCGGCTTTTTACCCAGCACGTTAATCAGGACGTTCAGACGACCACGGTGCGCCATGCCCAGCACCACTTCACGGGTGCCGCTGTTGCCAGCGTGGCGAATGAGCTCTTTGAGCATCGGGATAAGGGCATCGCCCCCTTCGAGGGAGAAACGTTTCGCGCCCGGGAACTTGGCGCCCAGATAGCGCTCCAGCCCTTCGGCGGCGGTCAGTTCGCTCAGGAAACGTTTTTTCTCTTCCGCCGAGAAGGAGGCATGACCGACCACGGATTCAATGCGCTGTTGGATCCAGCGTTTTTCTTCCGTGGAGGTAATGTGCATATATTCCGCGCCGATGGAGCCGCAGTAGGTTTGCTTCAGCGCCTCAATCAGGTCGCCGAGCTGCATCGTATCTTTACCGATGGCAAAAGAACCTACGTTAAAGCTTTCCTGGAAATCAGCCTCGGTCAGATCGTGGTATGACGGATCTAAATCCGCAACACGATCCTGTTTCCACAGTCCCAGCGGATCGAGATTCGCATGCTGGTGACCACGGAAGCGATAGGCGTTGATGAGCTGCAGGACTTTGACCTGCTTCACATTGGTGTCAGGGTCGGAAATCGAGGAAGTATAACGTGAGGCATCCTTCGCCAGACGACGGAAATAATCACGTGTTTTGGAATGAAATTGATCGGGTTTGACTCCAGTGCCAGGCAGTTGCTGGAACATAGAACGCCAGTTAGCGTCAACAGAGTCAGGATCGGTTAAGAAGTCTTCATAGAGCTGTTCTATCCAGCTCTGGTTGGCACCAGAGAGGTAAGAAGAGTCCAGCCAGGCTTTCATTGCGCCGTTCTGCATCGTGATCCCTTAAGCATTTAATGCTTATTTCGCCGTAGAAACTACCACATACAC from Trabulsiella odontotermitis includes the following:
- the sucC gene encoding ADP-forming succinate--CoA ligase subunit beta, with translation MNLHEYQAKQLFARYGLPAPVGYACTTPREAEEAASKIGAGPWVVKCQVHAGGRGKAGGVKVVKSKEEIRAFAEHWLGKRLVTYQTDANGQPVNQILVEAATDIDKELYLGAVVDRSSRRVVFMASTEGGVEIEKVAEETPHLIHKVALDPLAGPMPYQGRELAFKLGLEGKQVQQFTKIFMGLATIFLERDLALIEINPLVITKQGDLICLDGKLGADGNALFRQSELREMRDQSQEDPREAQAAQWELNYVALDGNIGCMVNGAGLAMGTMDIVKLHGGEPANFLDVGGGATKERVTEAFKIILSDDNVKAVLVNIFGGIVRCDLIADGIMGAVEEVGVNVPVVVRLEGNNAELGAKKLADSGLNIIAAKSLTDAAQQVVAAVEGK
- the odhB gene encoding 2-oxoglutarate dehydrogenase complex dihydrolipoyllysine-residue succinyltransferase, encoding MSSVDILVPDLPESVADATVATWHKKPGDAVTRDEVLVEIETDKVVLEVPASTDGILDAVLEDEGTTVTSRQILGRLREGNSSGKESGAKSDAKESTPAQRQQASLEEQNNDALSPAIRRLLAEHSLDASAIKGTGVGGRITREDVEKHLAKTPAKAESKAAPAAAAPAAQPALGSRSEKRVPMTRLRKRVAERLLEAKNSTAMLTTFNEVNMKPIMDLRKQYGEAFEKRHGIRLGFMSFYVKAVVEALKRFPEVNASIDGDDVVYHNYFDVSMAVSTPRGLVTPVLRDVDLLGMADIEKNIKELAVKGRDGKLTVDDLTGGNFTITNGGVFGSLMSTPIINPPQSAILGMHAIKDRPMAVNGQVVIQPMMYLALSYDHRLIDGRESVGFLVAIKELLEDPTRLLLDV
- the sucA gene encoding 2-oxoglutarate dehydrogenase E1 component, which encodes MQNGAMKAWLDSSYLSGANQSWIEQLYEDFLTDPDSVDANWRSMFQQLPGTGVKPDQFHSKTRDYFRRLAKDASRYTSSISDPDTNVKQVKVLQLINAYRFRGHQHANLDPLGLWKQDRVADLDPSYHDLTEADFQESFNVGSFAIGKDTMQLGDLIEALKQTYCGSIGAEYMHITSTEEKRWIQQRIESVVGHASFSAEEKKRFLSELTAAEGLERYLGAKFPGAKRFSLEGGDALIPMLKELIRHAGNSGTREVVLGMAHRGRLNVLINVLGKKPQDLFDEFAGKHKEHLGTGDVKYHMGFSSDFETKGGLVHLALAFNPSHLEIVSPVVIGSVRARLDRLDNPSSNMVLPITIHGDAAVTGQGVVQETLNMSKARGYEVGGTVRIVINNQVGFTTSNPLDARSTPYCTDIGKMVQAPIFHVNADDPEAVAFVTRVALDFRNTFKRDVFIDLVCYRRHGHNEADEPSATQPLMYQKIKKHPTPRKIYADKLEQDKVTTLEDATELVNLYRDALDAGECVVEEWRPMNMHSFTWSPYLNHEWDESYPNKVEMKRVQELAKRISTVPDAIEMQSRVAKIYSDRQAMAAGEKLFDWGGAENLAYATLVDEGVSVRLSGEDTGRGTFFHRHAVIHNQANGSTYTPLQHVHNGQGEFKVWDSVLSEEAVLAFEYGYATAEPRTLTIWEAQFGDFANGAQVVIDQFISSGEQKWGRMCGLVMLLPHGYEGQGPEHSSARLERYLQLCAEQNMQVCVPSTPAQVYHMLRRQALRGMRRPLVVMSPKSLLRHPLAVSSLDELANGTFQPAIGEIDELDPKAVKRVVMCSGKVYYDLLEQRRKNDQKDVAIVRIEQLYPFPHQAMQDALKPYAHVHDFVWCQEEPLNQGAWYCSQHHFREVIPFGSALRYAGRPASASPAVGYMSVHQKQQQDLVNDALNVD